A genome region from Pyrenophora tritici-repentis strain M4 chromosome 9, whole genome shotgun sequence includes the following:
- a CDS encoding RNA-binding protein (RRM domain), translating into MASTVNVENISTKTSEDEIKSFFSFCGKIQSISVKPSGEDTQSASVTFEKPAAAKTALLLDNTQLGPNPVQVTSAKSIDEIAGEKAASAEEAKDGDHHIEQEQKPRARIIAEYLAHGYAISDKAIERALAADKQNGYSAKFMNVLQNFDQKTQATQKAQVVDQKLGVTNKGYAAFNMMTSYFDKAASTPTGQKLRAFYEQGNKTVMDVHNEARHLADLKKQKPAGEQGAAATTAEGSEKPKEGTNEKGSESYAAAAAPTS; encoded by the coding sequence ATGGCTTCCACCGTCAACGTCGAGAACATCTCCACAAAGACTAGCGAGGATGAGATTAAGAGCTTCTTCAGCTTCTGTGGCAAGATCCAGTCCATCAGCGTAAAGCCCTCAGGCGAAGACACGCAGTCTGCATCCGTCACCTTCGAGAAGCCGGCCGCGGCGAAGACGGCCCTCCTCCTCGACAACACTCAGCTCGGGCCCAACCCCGTACAAGTCACCTCTGCCAAGAGCATCGATGAGATTGCGGGCGAGAAGGCTGCCTCGGCCGAAGAGGCCAAGGACGGCGACCACCACATTGAGCAGGAGCAGAAGCCCCGCGCACGCATCATCGCCGAATATCTCGCCCATGGCTACGCCATCTCGGACAAGGCCATTGAGCGCGCGCTCGCTGCTGACAAGCAGAACGGCTACAGTGCAAAGTTCATGAACGTCCTCCAGAACTTCGACCAAAAGACACAAGCTACGCAAAAGGCACAGGTCGTCGACCAGAAGCTCGGTGTTACAAACAAGGGCTACGCCGCCTTCAACATGATGACCAGCTACTTTGACAAGGCTGCCTCAACACCCACGGGCCAGAAGCTCCGTGCGTTCTACGAGCAGGGTAACAAGACAGTCATGGACGTCCACAACGAGGCAAGGCATTTGGCAGATCTCAAGAAGCAGAAGCCGGCTGGTGAGCAGGGCGCTGCTGCCACTACCGCCGAGGGCAGCGAGAAGCCCAAGGAGGGTACCAACGAGAAGGGTAGCGAGTCCTacgctgctgctgccgctcCCACCTCCTAG
- a CDS encoding Qor, NADPH:quinone reductase and related Zn-dependent oxidoreductase, with the protein MTSRLISPSPRLAQSCLRHTRNLAPVAARFPQRRYISAYGYEQAKALTFTEYGDPPAVLSLHSHSISPPHSNYMTLRFLASPINPADINQIQGVYPSKPTFTTSLSTPNPIAVAGNEGVAEIIALGEGVKKEGFKKGDWVFMKGPGFGTWRTHASATTNDVVKLDDQMREGITAIQAGTVSINPCTAYRMLRDFTTLSEGDWFIQNGANSGVGRAAIQLGRKWGYKSINIIRSREDKNKEGAMKKELHDLGADVVITDAELQAQGIKDQAKEWTNGGRSPIRLALNCVNGKAATAMAKLLSPSAHFVTYGAMSKQPLTIPASMLIFKDIHFHGFWVSRWAEKHPEEKQKTVADVLDMMRKGEFKDMPVDEIKWEWETKGDELVAKVKDTLEGYRDGKGIFVFGKT; encoded by the coding sequence ATGACATCCAGATTAATTTCGCCGTCGCCGCGATTAGCACAATCATGTCTCCGCCACACACGGAACCTCGCGCCTGTCGCAGCACGATTCCCCCAACGCCGCTACATTTCCGCCTACGGTTACGAACAAGCCAAAGCCCTCACATTTACTGAATATGGCGATCCTCCAGCTGTCCTCTCGCTTCACAGCCATTCCATCTCCCCGCCACACAGCAACTACATGACCCTGCGCTTCCTCGCGTCACCCATAAACCCCGCCGACATCAACCAAATCCAAGGCGTGTATCCCTCAAAGCCCACATTCACAACCAGCCTCAGTACCCCGAACCCAATTGCCGTCGCAGGAAATGAAGGTGTTGCAGAGATAATAGCCCTTGGCGAAGGCGTCAAGAAAGAAGGCTTCAAGAAGGGCGATTGGGTATTCATGAAGGGCCCTGGTTTCGGCACCTGGCGCACACACGCCAGTGCCACAACCAACGATGTAGTCAAGCTCGACGATCAGATGCGCGAAGGCATCACCGCCATCCAAGCCGGCACCGTATCCATCAACCCCTGCACAGCATACCGCATGCTGCGCGACTTCACTACCCTCTCCGAAGGCGATTGGTTCATACAGAATGGCGCAAACTCTGGCGTTGGTCGCGCGGCCATCCAGCTAGGACGCAAATGGGGCTATAAGAGCATCAACATCATACGCAGCCGTGAAGACAAGAACAAAGAGGGAGCCATGAAGAAGGAGCTACATGATCTCGGCGCAGACGTTGTAATCACAGACGCAGAGCTGCAAGCACAGGGTATCAAAGACCAAGCCAAGGAATGGACAAATGGCGGTCGTTCCCCCATCCGTCTGGCACTAAACTGTGTCAATGGCAAAGCGGCTACCGCAATGGCTAAACTGCTCTCTCCATCTGCACACTTTGTCACCTACGGCGCAATGTCCAAGCAACCACTGACCATCCCCGCATCCATGCTCATATTCAAGGACATCCATTTCCACGGCTTCTGGGTAAGCAGGTGGGCGGAGAAGCATCCAGAAGAGAAGCAAAAGACTGTTGCCGATGTGCTTGATATGATGAGGAAGGGTGAGTTCAAGGACATGCCAGTGGATGAGATCAAGTGGGAGTGGGAAACAAAGGGCGACGAGCTGGTGGCTAAGGTCAAGGATACACTGGAGGGGTATAGGGACGGAAAGGGTATTTTCGTGTTTGGTAAGACGTAG
- a CDS encoding major royal jelly protein, with the protein MFSLSVLVLSALLPALSATQQLRSDPGVAGPPLELVHLYNNQWPTGITVSKAGRKFANYPSGLDPNNTNTGTNQKYAVQEILSNGTEIPYPGADINNPPGGAINYTITPPNGANYATHLLGVQSVVLDPLDRLWILDTGRSLTTSGTLVPASPGGPKLIGVDISSNTVIQTIVFPPTVAYPDSYLNDVRFDLRPSVTASGKGVAYITDSSSEGRNGIIIVDLGTGESWRHLDGTRAVRSEPGFVPYVWGQPLYYIPGPGLPLTTVPLGSDGIALSADGETLFFGPIGSRMLYSVPTVRIRDRSANSELLARAAVNERGERGVSDGFETDSNGLIYAANMEQNLIGFYDPKNGGMGVLVRDPRLSWVDTMSVASDGYLYFNDNQLAFSSSFYPGTDRRERPFALFRVALPNNGSRVFLQ; encoded by the exons ATGTTTTCACTTTCTGTTCTGGTGTTGAGTGCATTGCTCCCAGCCCTGTCTGCAACACAGCAACTTCGCTCAGATCCTGGTGTTGCCGGCCCACCACTTGAGCTCGTCCATCTCTACAACAATCAATGGCCTACCG GTATCACCGTCTCAAAAGCCGGTCGCAAATTCGCAAATTACCCATCCGGTCTCGATCCCAACAACACAAACACCGGCACCAACCAAAAATACGCCGTCCAAGAGATCCTATCCAATGGCACTGAAATCCCCTACCCCGGCGCCGACATCAACAATCCGCCAGGCGGCGCCATAAACTACACCATAACTCCCCCGAACGGCGCAAACTACGCAACCCATCTCCTTGGCGTCCAAAGCGTCGTCCTCGACCCGCTTGACCGTCTCTGGATCCTCGATACAGGCCGTTCCCTAACCACCTCCGGAACGCTCGTCCCCGCCTCCCCAGGCGGTCCCAAACTAATTGGCGTTGACATCTCCAGCAACACTGTCATTCAAACCATCGTTTTCCCACCTACAGTGGCATACCCAGATTCCTACCTCAACGACGTACGCTTCGACCTCCGTCCCTCCGTCACCGCATCCGGAAAAGGAGTAGCCTACATCACAGATTCTTCTTCCGAAGGCCGCAACGGCATCATCATTGTTGACCTGGGTACGGGGGAGAGCTGGCGTCACCTTGACGGCACACGCGCCGTACGCTCTGAACCCGGTTTCGTACCCTATGTATGGGGTCAACCGCTTTACTACATTCCCGGCCCTGGGCTGCCACTTACTACCGTGCCGTTGGGGTCTGATGGCATTGCGTTGAGTGCGGATGGAGAAACGCTGTTCTTTGGGCCGATAGGCAGTCGTATGTTGTACAGCGTTCCGACAGTGAGAATCCGCGATAGGAGTGCAAACTCTGAGTTATTGGCACGCGCGGCTGTGAATGAGAGGGGGGAGAGGGGCGTGAGTGATGGGTTTGAGACGGATAGCAATGGTTTGATTTATGCGGCGAATATGGAACAGAATCTTATTGGGTTTTATGATCCCAAGAATGGGGGTATGGGGGTGCTAGTTAGGGATCCGAGGTTAAGTTGGGTGGATACTA TGTCCGTGGCGTCTGATGGTTACCTTTACTTCAACGATAATCAGCTGGCGTTTAGTTCGTCGTTTTACCCCGGCACTGATCGCAGGGAGAGGCCTTTTGCGTTGTTCAGGGTGGCGCTGCCAAATAACGGGTCGAGGGTATTCTTGCAGTAA
- a CDS encoding mediator RNA polymerase II transcription subunit 17 — MDSLNNVALRPWPAPKKEELTQEDLLFKIEQLASERGHLRNITEQSLQEDIDAGKNAPGHGSDAGAVKEEEKKEKEAPSLQEQREKVLKVGMEMYSHLEWAKFAANNALDLVSLILSQDPNKRSLNFFSPTFQEQGLKQGIPLGSFGVSKENHEHRVRKPEEQHRLQDLEARQEAVAQGARMGALDSSVDEILKAAKNLEKQIRRETKYWHEIVTVSDKGWPIQRLRQNVRHAPFGVRYGLPEASDHFKARGFAPLQMDKDGSIILDPALALKPKILRVRVSIDGNITGTTQLSAADDLANQSLEKSIQLARDSLLEEELYYEMSLETRQLLAYGVEFRDSVIYVDAPQMGGVSHERKLLIDCIPRDDPVPSSRSHEHDWMARNIAEGLRLLLAHEHSMRLYRRSQLPPPLTTRKREKPSPSLLRTLLAVIHHIEAVDSLYVYLESLARTLNSVGLDVTLDTTRETSWATLVESLGTPSMKGQSATDQLFEVFMKPFDGKATMSLPVSTGAQHESLSITTRTIIGQPTFGTEHKLILPPTLGIDLGLSQQQKFAAVEEITSYVDWILSLHLTHRLLQNEYSSRAQALSQDARLSIKGKDRKKGVKSSKDIEIELNNGELKASVLIVDTVQDIEEVEQSRTWSGKDGNNSSLREVIKSWVD; from the exons ATGGATTCGCTAAACAACGTGGCTCTGCGGCCTTGGCCGGCGCCAAAGAAGGAGGAGTTGACCCAGGAAGACTTGCTATTTAAGATTGAGCAGCTAGCCAGCGAACGAGGACACTTACGCAACATCACCGAACAATCGCTGCAGGAAGACATAGACGCCGGCAAAAATGCTCCGGGTCATGGTTCAGATGCAGGTGCAGTgaaggaggaagagaagaaggagaaggaggcaCCGTCCCTACAAGAGCAGCGAGAGAAGGTGTTGAAAGTAGGAATGGAGATGTATAGTCACTTGGA ATGGGCTAAATTCGCTGCAAACAATGCGCTCGATCTCGTCTCGCTCATACTTTCCCAAGACCCCAACAAGCGCAGCCTGAACTTCTTCAGTCCGACATTTCAAGAGCAAGGGCTGAAACAGGGCATACCCCTCGGCTCTTTTGGCGTGAGCAAGGAGAATCATGAGCACCGCGTTCGCAAGCCCGAAGAACAACATAGACTACAGGATCTGGAGGCTAGACAAGAGGCTGTAGCGCAGGGTGCACGAATGGGCGCGCTCGACTCCTCCGTGGACGAGATACTGAAAGCGGCGAAAAACTTGGAGAAGCAGATACGCAGAGAGACAAAATACTGGCATGAGATTGTGACCGTCTCTGACAAGGGGTGGCCCATTCAACGACTGCGTCAGAATGTGCGCCATGCGCCCTTTGGTGTGCGTTATGGGCTTCCCGAAG CCAGTGACCACTTCAAGGCTCGTGGCTTCGCTCCGCTACAAATGGACAAAGACGGCAGTATCATCCTGGACCCAGCTCTTGCACTGAAACCAAAGATCCTCCGCGTACGAGTCAGCATCGATGGAAACATTACTGGAACGACACAGTTATCCGCTGCCGACGATCTTGCGAATCAAAGTCTCGAAAAGTCGATTCAATTGGCGCGTGACTCTTTGCTCGAAGAAGAGCTGTACTACGAGATGAGTCTGGAGACGCGACAACTGTTGGCGTATGGTGTCGAGTTCCGTGATTCCGTTATTTATGTGGACGCGCCTCAAATGGGCGGTGTGTCACATGAACGCAAATTGCTCATTGACTGCATACCCCGAGACGACCCTGTACCCAGCAGTCGGTCTCATGAGCACGATTGGATGGCTCGCAACATTGCCGAAGGACTCCGCCTCTTGCTTGCGCATGAGCACAGCATGCGCCTCTACCGGAGATCGCAGCTTCCACCTCCTTTGACAACAAGGAAACGCGAGAAGCCATCGCCATCCTTACTTCGTACTCTTCTCGCAGTCATTCACCACATTGAAGCCGTAGACTCGCTTTACGTCTACCTTGAATCGCTTGCAAGGACTCTAAACAGCGTTGGCCTAGATGTGACGCTAGATACGACTCGTGAGACTTCCTGGGCGACGCTTGTGGAGAGCTTAGGAACACCATCAATGAAAGGCCAGTCAGCAACTGATCAACTATTTGAGGTCTTTATGAAGCCATTCGATGGGAAGGCTACAATGTCTCTTCCTGTGTCCACTGGTGCACAACATGAAAGCCTGAGCATCACAACACGCACGATTATCGGCCAGCCGACTTTCGGAACAGAGCATAAGCTCATACTCCCACCCACACTGGGTATTGATCTTGGTTTATCCCAGCAACAAAAATTTGCTGCCGTTGAGGAAATCACGTCGTACGTGGATTGGATTCTCTCCCTCCATCTCACACATAGACTGCTGCAAAACGAGTATTCATCACGCGCACAAGCTTTGAGTCAAGATGCACGTCTCTCGATCAAGGGTAAAGATAGGAAAAAAGGCGTAAAGTCTTCGAAAGATATTGAGATCGAGCTGAATAATGGGGAGTTGAAGGCCTCTGTGTTGATTGTGGATACAGTACAAGACATCGAGGAGGTCGAGCAATCGCGTACTTGGTCTGGAAAAGATGGCAACAACAGCTCTTTGAGAGAAGTCATTAAAAGCTGGGTTGACTGA
- a CDS encoding IMP-specific 5'-nucleotidase 1, whose translation MSLIRSGPLELVTFDGDVTLYDDGKNLTPENPIIPKILQLMRRGSKIGIVTAAGYTEAKPYYGRLYGLLDAIQASDLPRESRQNLIIMGGESNFCFKFDENSPVLLRLVPREEWLLKEMLTWHEADIKELLDLAEASLNDTIRNFRMEAMIVRKERAVGIVPKGDHKFCRETLEETVLIVQKILEISEVGRRLPFCAFNGGNDVFVDIGDKSWGVLACQRIFGGIDGSKTLHVGDQFLSAGANDFKARLACTTAWIANPQETCQLLDEITELDEEHQRKTR comes from the exons ATGAGTCTGATACGCAGTGGTCCGTTGGAACTTGTGACATTTGATGGAGATGTCACGCTATATGACGATGGAAAGAACCTAACGCCCGAAAACCCCATCATTCCAAAGATCCTCCAGCTCATGCGTCGTGGATCAAAGATTGGGATCGTTACAGCTGCGGGTTACACGGAAGCTAAACCTTACTATGGACGACTGTACGGGCTTCTAGACGCAATCCAAGCTTCCGACCTACCGAGGGAGTCTAGGCAGAACCTCATCATTATGGGCGGCGAGAGCAACTTTTGCTTCAAGTTTGACGAGAACAGTCCAGTCTTGCTACGCTTGGTGCCCAGGGAGGAGTGGCTACTGAAGGAAATGTTGACGTGGCATGAGGCAGACATCAAGGAGCTTCTTGACCTGGCAGAAGCTTCTTTGAACGACACCATCAGGAACTTCCGTATGGAGGCAATGATTGTCAGAAAGGAGAGGGCGGTGGGTATCGTTCCCAAGGGGGACCACAAGTTCTGCCGTGAGACACTCGAAGAAACGGTATTGATCGTACAGAAGATACTC GAAATCTCCGAGGTTGGCCGGCGTCTGCCGTTTTGCGCCTTCAACGGAGGCAACGACGTCTTTGTCGACATTGGAGACAAGTCGTGGGGTGTTCTGGCTTGTCAGCGCATCTTTGGGGGCATTGACGGTAGCAAGACGTTGCACGTGGGCGACCAATTTCTCAGTGCAGGAGCAAATGACTTCAAGGCCCGGTTGGCGTGCACGACGGCATGGATTGCCAACCCGCAGGAGACGTGCCAGTTGCTGGACGAGATTACGGAGCTCGACGAGGAGCACCAGCGCAAGACCAGGTAG